GCGCTGGTCAAGCTGTGGTTCGCGTGGCCGAGGGTGGCCGACCAGGCGCCGGAGGCGTATGTGCGCAAGATCCTGGTCCGCGCCGCGGCCCGCTCGGCCCGGCGCCGCTGGTGGGGCGAGCAGCCCATGGACCGCCTCGACCGGCTGCCCGAGCCGCCCGAAGCGGCGGACGAGACCGCCGCCGTGGACGAACGGACCCGCCTGGAGGCCCTGTTGGCGCAACTTCCGGCACGTCAACGGGCCGCGGTGGTGCTGCGCTACTACCAGGACCTGCCCGAGGGGCAGGTGGCGGAGGTGCTGGGCTGCCCGGTGGGCACCGCACGCTCGCTCACGGCACGGGGAGTCGGACGGTTGCGTCGGCTGATGACCGAGACGGGCGAAGGACGGGTGGAGAAGGAGCCATGGACCACTTCGAGCAGGAGCTAGCGCGCATGCTGCGTGACAGCTACGACCTCGGCTGTGACCAGGGTCGACGTGCGTCGTCGTACGAGGAACGGCACCGCCGACGCCTGTACGCCGGTGTCCGCGCCCGGCAGCGGACCCGGCGGGCCTGGATGGCCACCGGTTCGGCGCTGACGATCGCCGCACTCGGTGCCGTACTGATGACCCTGCCGAACTCCCTCACCCAGGACAGCCCCACCACCCCCCGGCCGCGCCCCGCGACCTCGGCCCCGCTGCTTCCGGCACCGGCGACGGCGACGGCGCTCCCCGCCTCCACCACCCAGGGGGAGCCGCTGCCGTACGGCCTCACCACGACCGCGAAGCCCACCACGTGATCGACGAGACCGCGGCGGCGGCAGCAGCCGTGGCGGAACAGCCGGCCTCGCGGCCGGACCGGCCACCGTCGACCGCCTGGGAACAGCGCCTGCGCCGCTTCGGCCGGCTGCCCCGCCCGCGTACGCCGTCCCTGCGCGACCGTCTGGTCGCCCCCTTCCCTCGGCCGCTCACCCCCTGGTCGGGCTGGGCCGGCCCGCTGCTGGTGGCGGCCCTGGCCGGGGTGCTGCGCTTCTGGCGCCTGGGCAGCCCGCACACGCTGGTCTTCGACGAGACGTACTACGCCAAGGACGCCTGGTCGCTGCTGCGCCTCGGGTACGAAGGGACCTGGCCGGACCGCAAGATCGCCGACCCGCAGGTCCTGGCGGACCCGCAGGTGATCCCGCTCTCCGACCCCGGGGTGTTCGTCGCGCATCCGCCCGCGGGCAAGTGGGTGATCGCCCTCGGCGAGTGGCTGTTCGGCCTCGACCCGTTCGGCTGGCGCTTCATGACGGCGGTCCTCGGCACACTGTCGGTGCTGATGCTGTGCCGCATAGGCCGCCGTCTGTTCCGTTCGACGGCCCTGGGCTGTCTGGCGGGCGCGCTGATGGCGGTGGACGGCCTGCACTACGTCATGAGCCGCACCGCGCTGCTCGACCTGGTCGTCATGTTCTTCGCCCTGGCGGCGTTCGGCTGTCTGCTGATCGACCGGGACCGGGCACGCGCCCGGCTCGCCTTTGCCCTACCGCCTCCCGAGCCGGACGGCCGCACCCGCCCGGACGCCGTCATCGCCGCCCGCGCGGGCACCGGCCCGCGCCCCTGGCGTCTGGCGGCGGGCGTCTGCCTGGGCCTGGCGTCCTCGGCCAAGTGGAACGGCCTGTACTTCCTGGCCTTCTTCGTCGTCCTGACCCTGCTCTGGGACGTGGGCGCCCGCCGGATGGCCGGGGCCCACCACCCCTACCGAGCCGTCCTGCGCAAGGACCTCGGCTGGTCGCTGCTGTCCCTGATCCCGGTGGCCGCCGTGACCTACCTGGCCACCTGGACCGGCTGGTTCCGCTCCTCCGACGGCTACGACCGGCACTGGGCGGACGGCCGCGGCGGCACCTGGTCCTGGATCCCGGCCCCGCTGCGCGGCCTGTGGCACTACGAGTACGGGGTCTACCAGTTCAACGTCGGCCTGGACTCCTTCCACAAGTACGAGTCGAACCCGTGGAGTTGGCTGGTCCTGGGCCGCCCGGTGCTGTTCCACTACGAGTCCCCGAAACCCGGCACGAACGGCTGCCACACCTCCACGGACTGCTCCCAGGCGATCCTCGCCCTCGGCACCCCGGCCCTGTGGTGGACGGCCTGCGCCGCGCTCCTGTACCTGCTCTACCGCTGGGCCCTGCGCCGCGACTGGCGGGCCGGCGCGATCCTCTGCGCGGTGGCCGCCGGATACCTCCCCTGGTTCCTCTACCAGGACCGCACGATCTTCGCCTTCTACGCCGTCGTCCTCGTCCCCTACCTGTGCCTGGCCGTCACGATGACACTGGCCGCACTCCTGGGCCCACCGGGCGCCACGGAGAGCCGCCGCACCCGGGGCGCGATCGCCGCCGGCGTGATCGTCCTGCTCATCGCCTGGAACTTCATCTACTTCTTCCCGATCTACACCGGCCAGACGATCCCGTACGCGGACTGGCATGCGCGGATGTGGCTGGACACGTGGATCTGAGGGCCGCTCATCACGGGTGCGCGGAGATGGTCGGATTTCGTGGAAGCTTCCCCGTATCGAATTCAGCCCCGACGGCCGCACCATCGCCACCGACACCGAGGACAACACGGTTGCGCTCTGGGACACCGGCACACATCGCCGTATCGGCGAGACCCCCCACAGTCACACCGCGCAGATCAAGGCACTCACCTTCAGCCCCGACGGCTCCCTGCTCGCCACCGCGAGCCGCGACAACACCGTCCGACTCTGGGACGTCACCAGCCGACAGCAGATCGGCGAGCCCCTCGAAGGCCACAGCGCCGACGTCACCGGCGTGGGATTCGGCCCCGCCGGCAAGACGATCGTGAGCTGGGGCAGGCCGTGATGCGCACGCCGTCGGGACCCGTATGCACCGCTTCGAGCCCGGCCCGCCCAACTGCGCCACACACGAGAACTGCAAGCGCGGATGCCCGAAGCCGTGCACGGCGACGTACGTCCATCACGCGATCATCTGCCGGCACGATCCTCAACGAACTCGGGGTCGACATGCCCACGATCATGGAGATCCTGGCGCCACACCCAGATCAGCCAGACCCGCCACCCGCACCCGCACCCGCAACTGAGACTGGGGACCCGCCGCGCGGCCCGCGCTCAGCGCCGCCGCCGCATCCGATAAAAGCAAAAGCCCCAGGTCACGGCGAGTGAGTCCTGAGGCTTCCACAGAGCCGCCTTCGGGATTCGAACCCGAGACCTACGCATTACGAGTGCGTTGCTCTGGCCATCTGAGCTAAGGCGGCGCGCCGTCCGCACCATGGTGCGGTCAGCAACGTCGGTAAGTCTACACAGTTTCCAGGGGTGCTCCGCACCAGCCCCGGAGGCAGCCGTTCCGGGGCCGGGAGGGGTTACGAGCAGCGCTTTCCCCGCGTCGGAGGCGTCCCGTGGAGCAGGTAGGCGTCGATGGCGGAGTCGACGCAGGTGCTGCCGCGGCCGTAGGCGGTGTGGCCGTCGCCCTCGTAGGTGAGGAGGCGGGAGGAGGTCAGCTGGGCGGACAGGGCACGGGCCCAGCGGTAGGGGGTCGCCGGGTCGCGGGTGGTGCCGACGACGACGATCGGGGCGGCGCCGCGCGCGGTGATGCGGTGCGGCTCACCCGTGGCCTTCACCGGCCAGTACGCACAGTTCAGCGAGGCCCAGGCCAGGCCCTCACCGAAGACCGGGGACGCCTTCTCGAACTCGGGCAGCGCCTCGCGCACCTCGTCCGGCGTGGAGAACGCTGCGGGCAGGTCGAGGCAGTTCACGGCCGCGTTGGCGAACATCAGGTTCGAGTAGCGGGCGTCGGCGTCCCGCTCGTAGTAGCTGTCGGAGAGGAACAGCAGGCCCGCGCCGTCGTCGTCCTTCATCGCCGAGGTCAGCGCCTCGCGCAACTGCGCCCAGGCGCCCTCGTCGTACATCGCCGCGATCACACCGGTCGTGGCGAGCGCCTCGCCCAGCTTGCGGCCGTCCGCGTCGCCGGTGGGGATCGGGTGCGCGTCGAGCTTGCCGAAGAAGGCCTTCAGCCGGTTCCCGACCTGGTCCGCCCGCTTGCCCAGCGGGCAGTCCGGCTGCTGCACACAGTCCCGCGCGAACGACTGGAACGCCGTCTCGAACCCCGCCGTCTGGTCCAGGTTCATCCGCCGGGCGGGCAGGGACGGGTCCATCGCGCCGTCCAGGACCAGCCGGCCGGCCCGGTCCGGGAAGAGGCCCGCGTACGTCGCCCCGAGGAACGTCCCGTACGACGCCCCGACGTACGTCAGCTTCGCGTCGCCCAGCGCGGCCCGCAGGATGTCCATGTCCCGGGCCGCCTCGGCGGTGGACACATGGCGCAGCAGCTCGGGCGAGCTCGCCCCGCACCCCTCCGCGAACTTCTTGTAAGCGTCGACGAGTTCGTCGGTCTCCTCCGTGTCGTCGGGTGTCGTGTCGGTCTGCGTGTACGCGTCCATGTCCCGCCCGTCGAGACACTTCACGGGCTCGCTGCGGGCGACGCCGCGCGGGTCGACCGCGACCATGTCGTACCGGGCACGGACCTCGGCGGGGTAGCCGATCCCGGCGTACGCCTGGAGGTAGCCGACCGCGGAGCCGCCCGGCCCGCCCGGGTTCACCAGCAGTGAGCCGAGCGCCCTGCCGGAGCCGGTGGCCTTCTTGCGAGCGACGGCGAGGCGGACGTCACCGGCGTCCGGCTTGTCGTAGTCGAGCGGTGCCCTCATCGTCGCGCACTGGAAGCCGGGGACACCGCAGCTGCGCCAGCTCAGCTTCTGTTCGTAGTACGACGTGAGCGCCGCCGGCGTGGCCTTCGGCAGCGCGGCCAGCGCCGCCTCCGCGGCCGAGCTCGGAGAGCCCGTCGCACTCCCCGCCGAGCAGGCGGAGACGAGCAGCGCGGCGAGGGCGAGCACGGCACCGCCGGTACGGGAACGCCGGCTGCGGGGCGGGGCGATCGGGGCTGCGGAGCGAGGACTGCGCCTGAGGTACATCAAGCGAGCGTAACTCTGAGCAGTCGCGCGAATGCTCAGCGTGCACAATCCGGCTCGTACGAGTTACCTGGTCAACCTCCAGTTGATCGCGGGGAAGGGGGAAGCGGGGAGGGGGGCAGGGGGACAGGGGACGGGCCCGTGCCGCCGTCGGTCAGCCCGCTCGCAGCGCCATCGTCATCGCCTCCACCGCGAGCAGCGGCGCCACGTTGCGGTCGAGGGCGTCGCGGCAGGCGCCGATCGCCTCGATGCGGCGGAGCGTGGCCTCCGGGGAGCTGCCGCGGGCGAGCCGCTCCAGGGCGTCCTCCGCGTCCGCGTTGGCGATGGCGACCCGGGAGCCGAGCTGGAGGGCGAGGACGTCGCGGTAGAAGCCGGTGAGGTCGGTCAGCGCGACGTCCAGGCTGTCGCGCTGCGTCCGGGTTCTACGCCGCCTCTGCTTGTCCTCCAGGTCCTTCATCACGCCCGCCGTGCCCCGCGGCAGCCGCCCGCCCTGGACCGCGCCCAGTGCCGTCTTCAGCTC
This DNA window, taken from Streptomyces sp. NBC_00663, encodes the following:
- a CDS encoding SigE family RNA polymerase sigma factor, which encodes MTRQGRSDAFDRFVADRWPTLLHLARLLTAGDRHRAEDLLQEALVKLWFAWPRVADQAPEAYVRKILVRAAARSARRRWWGEQPMDRLDRLPEPPEAADETAAVDERTRLEALLAQLPARQRAAVVLRYYQDLPEGQVAEVLGCPVGTARSLTARGVGRLRRLMTETGEGRVEKEPWTTSSRS
- a CDS encoding dolichyl-phosphate-mannose--protein mannosyltransferase, which produces MAEQPASRPDRPPSTAWEQRLRRFGRLPRPRTPSLRDRLVAPFPRPLTPWSGWAGPLLVAALAGVLRFWRLGSPHTLVFDETYYAKDAWSLLRLGYEGTWPDRKIADPQVLADPQVIPLSDPGVFVAHPPAGKWVIALGEWLFGLDPFGWRFMTAVLGTLSVLMLCRIGRRLFRSTALGCLAGALMAVDGLHYVMSRTALLDLVVMFFALAAFGCLLIDRDRARARLAFALPPPEPDGRTRPDAVIAARAGTGPRPWRLAAGVCLGLASSAKWNGLYFLAFFVVLTLLWDVGARRMAGAHHPYRAVLRKDLGWSLLSLIPVAAVTYLATWTGWFRSSDGYDRHWADGRGGTWSWIPAPLRGLWHYEYGVYQFNVGLDSFHKYESNPWSWLVLGRPVLFHYESPKPGTNGCHTSTDCSQAILALGTPALWWTACAALLYLLYRWALRRDWRAGAILCAVAAGYLPWFLYQDRTIFAFYAVVLVPYLCLAVTMTLAALLGPPGATESRRTRGAIAAGVIVLLIAWNFIYFFPIYTGQTIPYADWHARMWLDTWI
- a CDS encoding WD40 repeat domain-containing protein yields the protein MRGDGRISWKLPRIEFSPDGRTIATDTEDNTVALWDTGTHRRIGETPHSHTAQIKALTFSPDGSLLATASRDNTVRLWDVTSRQQIGEPLEGHSADVTGVGFGPAGKTIVSWGRP
- a CDS encoding alpha/beta hydrolase, with translation MYLRRSPRSAAPIAPPRSRRSRTGGAVLALAALLVSACSAGSATGSPSSAAEAALAALPKATPAALTSYYEQKLSWRSCGVPGFQCATMRAPLDYDKPDAGDVRLAVARKKATGSGRALGSLLVNPGGPGGSAVGYLQAYAGIGYPAEVRARYDMVAVDPRGVARSEPVKCLDGRDMDAYTQTDTTPDDTEETDELVDAYKKFAEGCGASSPELLRHVSTAEAARDMDILRAALGDAKLTYVGASYGTFLGATYAGLFPDRAGRLVLDGAMDPSLPARRMNLDQTAGFETAFQSFARDCVQQPDCPLGKRADQVGNRLKAFFGKLDAHPIPTGDADGRKLGEALATTGVIAAMYDEGAWAQLREALTSAMKDDDGAGLLFLSDSYYERDADARYSNLMFANAAVNCLDLPAAFSTPDEVREALPEFEKASPVFGEGLAWASLNCAYWPVKATGEPHRITARGAAPIVVVGTTRDPATPYRWARALSAQLTSSRLLTYEGDGHTAYGRGSTCVDSAIDAYLLHGTPPTRGKRCS